The sequence CCGAAGCGCTGCTGCCCATTCTGGTCAACTTCCTGTTGGCCTTTGGCGCGCTGCCGCTGCTGGCGCTGACCTGGGGCATGCGACCGCAGCAGCTATCCGAGGTGTATAGCCGGTTCTGGGAGGGTGTGACCCTTGGCGATGCCCGCATCACGCCGGGCAGTGTCTTTGCGGTCATTCTCGTCTTTGCGCTTGGCTACATCGCCACCCGCCTGCTGCAGGGCGCCTTGCGCTCGACCGTGCTGCCCCGCACCAAGCTTGACGCCGGGGCGCGCAACGCGGTGGTGTCGGGCATCGGCTATGTGGGCATCGGCCTTGCCGCGATGATCGCCATCACCGCCGGCGGGATCGACCTGACCGCGCTTGGCTTCGTGCTTGGGGCGCTGTCGGTCGGCATCGGCTTTGGCCTTCAGAACGTGGTCAACAACTTCGTCTCCGGCATCATCCTTCTGGTCGAGCGCCCGATTTCCGAAGGCGACTGGATCGAGGTCGGCTCCTACATGGGCATCGTCAAGCGGATCTCGGTGCGCTCCACCCGGATCGAGACCTTCGACAAGACCGACGTCATCGTGCCGAATGCGGATTTCATCTCGGGCACGGTGACCAACTGGACGCGCGGCAACACGATCGGGCGGGCGGTCATCACCGTGGGGGTGGCCTATGGCACCGATACCCGCAAGGTGCAGGACATCCTCATGGCCATCGCCCGCGAGCACCCGGTGGTCGCGGCTTTCCCCGAACCGGGGGTGGATTTCCTGGGCTTCGGGGCGGATTCGCTCGATTTCCGCATCCGCGTCATCCTGCGCGACGTGAACCAGATGCTGTCGGTCAAGACCGAGATCCACCACCGTATCGCCGAACGCTTCGCCGAGGAGGGGATCGAGATCCCCTTCGCCCAGCGCGATATCTGGCTGCGCAACCCCGAGGCCTTGCGCCCCGCCCCGAAAGCCGTGGGCCACGACCCCGTGGACCGCGATCTCGACACCGAGCAATCCCAGATCGAAGATGCCATGACCCAGGACGACGGGGTCTTCGACGGGCCACAGGATACGTGACAATGACCGACATGCTTTTCCGCACCGATCCATATCGCAAATCGGCCACCGCCAAGGTCACCGGGTTGACCGGGGAAGGGGGGATCATCCTCGACCGGACGGTGTTCTACCCGCGCGGCGGCGGCCAGCCGGGCGATTCCGGCCGATTGGTCTGGGCGGACGGCAAGCTGCCCATCGCGACCGCCGTGAAGGGCGAGGGTGACGATCTCGTCCTCGTGCCGGCCGAACCCGGCGTCTTGCCCCCGATCGGCGCCGAGGTCGAACAGCAGCTCGACTGGGACCGCCGCCACGGCCACATGCGCATCCACACGGCGCTGCACCTCTTGTCCGTCGTGATCCCGCTGCCCGTGACCGGCGGCGCCATCGGGGCCGAGAAGGGGCGTCTGGATTTCGACATGCCCGACGCCCCCGAGGACAAGACCGTGCTCGAAGGCCGGTTGAACGCGCTGGTGACCCGCGACCTGCCGGTCAGCGAGGACTGGATCACCGAAGCGGAGCTCGACGCCAACCCCGATCTGGTCAAAACCCTGTCGGTTCAGCCCCCGCGCGGCGCCGCACGGATCAGGCTGGTGCGGATCGGCGCGGGCGATGCGCAGATCGACCTGCAGCCCTGCGGCGGAACCCATGTCGCGCGCACCGGCGAGATCGGCAAGCTGAGCATCGGCAAGATCGAAAAGAAAGGGCGTCAAAACCGGCGCGTGACGATCTCTCTGGCCTGAACCGGGGTCTCGCGCGTTTTGCGCCTTGCAACCGGCCATGTGCCTGCGTTATCGCATCACCGCACGGAGAGGTGGCCGAGTGGTCGAAGGCGCACGCCTGGAACGCGTGTAGGCGGGAAACCGTCTCCAGGGTTCGAATCCCTGTCTCTCCGCCACTGATCAGGACCATGCTTTCCAACACGCCCATGCCATCACGGGGGCATCTACGTCGGGGGCGCGGTGCCCATCTCCGCGATGCGTGGCGTTACCCGTCGGGGCTTGGGTCGGCTTCGGCTGCCGCCTTCGGCCAGAAGGATGGCAATGCCCCGCGGCAATCGTCGATCTGGCCGTTGCAGCAATCCGACAGCAGGAACTCCATCAAGGCATTCATGCAGGCCAGATCGGCCTTGTAGTGGATTTCGCGCTGGCGGCGCGTGGCGGTCAGAATGCCCGCCCGCTTCAGGATCGCCAGGTGGCCGGACAAGGTCGAGGGCACGATGTGGAGGCGCCGCGCGATCTCCAGCGCGGGCAGCCCCTCGGGTCCGGCCTGTACCAAGAGCCGAAAAACCGACAGGCGACTGGTCTGGGCCAGGGCCGACAAGGCATCGATGGCGTCGTGATCCTCCATATTTCGTTAATGGCCGAAATGCCGAAGCTTGACAAGGGTGCCCCGTCCGCGTAGCCCGAGATCACTTCGGCATCTGCCGAAATGTCAAACCGGGGGGCGGCATGGCCGGATCGCAGATCCAGTCCGAGATCGATTTCGAGGCCGAGGGCCGGCAGACCGGCTATCTGCGCGTGCCGCATTCGGTCCACCGCTCGGCCTATGGCTGGATCCCCGTGCCCGTGACGATGATCCGCAACGGCGCCGGGCCGACCCTGATCGTGACGGCTGGCGTGCATGGGGATGAATACGAGGGGCAGATCGCCGTCGCCGATCTTGCCCACCGCCTGCGGCCTGCCGAGATCCGCGGCCGCCTGATCCTGTTGCCGATGCTGAACGCGCCCGCCTGCGAGGCGGGGTTGCGCGTTTCGCCGCTGGATGATGGCAATCTCAACCGGCTGTACCCGGGCGATCCGCTGGGCACGCCCAGCCAGATGATCGCGCATTACCACGAAACGGTTTTGCTGCCGATGGCCGACTACGCGGTCGATCTGCATTCGGGCGGCACGTCCTTGCACTATCCCGCGACGCTGTTGTATGGGCCAGCGCATTCGCCCGGGGAAAAGGCGGGCTTGCGCCTGCTGCGCGACGCTTTCGATCTGCCCTATGCCTGGGTCTTTACCGGAGGTGGCGGGCGGGCCAGCACCGCCCGCACGGCGATGGGCGCGGCGAACCGGGCCGGTGTGATCAACGTCATGGTCGAACTGGGCGGGGCAGGGCGTATCTGCCCCGAGGTGCTGGCCCTGACCGAGCGCGGCTTGCGGCGCATTCTGCACGCCGTGGGAATGCTGCCGGGCTATGCCCCCGACGCGCGGCGCGGGACCCGCGCCTTGCACGCCAAGGGCACGGTCCCGGCCCATGACGCGGGCCTGTTCGAGCCGCTGAAGGGCCTCGCCGACCCGGTCTCCGAGGGCGAGGTCGTCGCGCGCATCCACCGCCCCGACACGCCAGATGCCATGCCGGTCGCCGTGACCTCGCCCTTTGGCGGGATTGTTCTGGCCCTGCGTCCCATGGCGCAGGTGCGCCGCGGCGATGCCCTGTTCCAGATTGCCGCGGATATCCCCTGACATGCCCGGATGCCCCATTTCGCTGTCCGACATCAGGCAGGCGGCCGTGGCGTTGCGCGGCGTCGTGATCCGCACACCGGTGCTGGAAAATCCGGATGTGAACGCGATGCTGGGTGGGCGGCTGCTGCTCAAGGCCGAGACCATGCAGCGCACGGGCGCGTTCAAGATCCGCGGCGCCTATCACCGGATGCTGGGCCTGTCCGGGACCGAGCGGGCGCGGGGCGCGGTAACCTATTCCTCGGGCAACCACGCGCTTGGGCTGGCCCGCGCGGCACAGCTGCTGGGATCCTCGGCCGTGATCGTGATGCCTGATGATGCGCCGGGTGCCAAGATGGCGGCGGTGCGCGCGATGGGGGCCGAGATCGTGACCTATGACCGCGACAGCCAGGACAGCGCCGATGTCGTGGCCGGCCTCATCGCCGAGACCGGCCGGGTCGAGGTGCCCCCAAGCGCCCATCCGCAGGTGCTGGCCGGGGCGGGCACCGCCGCGCTCGAACTGCTCGAAGATGCGGGCCCGCTGGATGCGGTTCTGGTCCCGTGTGGCGGCGGTGGCCTGACGGCGGCCATGGCCATCACCATGGCCGAGGCCGCGCCGGATACACAGGTCTTCGCCGCCGAACCTGCCCTGTTCGATGACACGCGCCGCTCGCTTCTGGCCGGCGGGCGGGTTCCCAACCCCAAGGGGCGGCGCACGATCTGCGACGCGATCATGACGCCCATTCCCGGCGAGCTGACCTTTTCGATCAACGGACGGCATCTGGCGGGCGGCGTCACCGCCACCGATGCCGAGGTGCGCGACGCGATGCGCTTTGCCTACGACCATTTCAGGATCGTGGCCGAGCCCGGCGCGGTCGTCGGTCTGGCCGCCATCCTCAACGGGCAGGTGCCCGTCGCGGGCCGCAGCGTGGCGACCGTCATCACCGGCGGCAATATCGACCCGGCGCGGTTTGCCGATCTTCTGTCCCCCTCTCCATGTCCTTGAACGAAACAGGCCCCAGATGACCGAACCCAGCCAAAGCAGCGGCGCCATGGGCGTCTTCGAGCGCTACCTGACCCTTTGGGTCGCCCTTGCCATGATCGCTGGGATCGGGATCGGCACGATCGCCCCCGGCCTTGTCGCCGCGATTGCCGCCGCCGAGATCGCCTCGATCAATCTGGTCGTGGCGGTGCTGATCTGGGCCATGGTCTACCCGATGATGGTCAGCGTCGATCTGGCTGCGGTGGCGGGCGTGGCGCGCCAGCCCAAGGGCCTGTTGGTGACGCTGGTGGTCAACTGGCTGATCAAGCCCTTTACCATGGCCTTGCTTGCCGTGCTGTTCTTCGACCATGTCTTTGCGCCACTCATCAACCCAGAGGATGCCGCGCAATATATTGCGGGGCTGATCCTGCTGGGGGCCGCGCCCTGCACCGCGATGGTCTTCGTGTGGTCGCAACTGACGCGGGGCGACGCGACCTATACCCTGGTGCAGGTGTCGGTGAACGACCTGATCATGGTCGTGGCCTTCGCGCCCATCGTGGCCTTTCTGCTGGGTGTGACCGAGATCTACGTGCCGTGGGAAACGCTGGTTCTGGCCACCGTGCTGTATGTCGTGCTGCCGCTGATGGCGGGGCTAGCCACGCGGCGCGTGCTGCGCCGGCCCGAGCGGATCGCGGCCTTCACCGCCCGCGTGAAACCCTGGTCGGTCGTGGGCTTGATCGCGACGGTCGCGATCCTGTTCGGCTTGCAGGGGCAGGTGATCTTGCAAAATCCGCTGCTGATCGCCCTGATCGCGGTGCCGATCCTGATCCAGTCCTACGGCATCTTTGCCCTGGCCTACGGTGCGGCTTACCTGCTGCGCGTGCCGCATCGCGTCGCCGCGCCCTGTGCCATGATCGGAACGTCGAATTTCTTTGAACTGGCGGTTGCCGTCGCGATCAGCCTCTTTGGCCTGAACTCCGGCGCGGCGCTCGCCACGGTGGTCGGTGTTCTGGTCGAGGTGCCGGTAATGCTGTCGCTGGTGGCTTTTGCCAACCGCACGCGTGCGCGGTTTCCGGGACCGTCCGCCACCGCCACCGCCGCCGCCGCAGAAGGAGATCGACAATGACCTACACGCCGCAGCTGTCCGAGGCGCATTTTCAACCGATTGACGAAGAGCGCCTGTTATCCCCGCCCCGCGCCGGGCACAAGCCGCGGATCCTGCTGCTTTACGGCTCGCTCAGGGCACGGTCCTTCAGCCGCCTGATGAGCGAAGAGGCCGCGCGCATCCTCGCCCGGTTCGGGGCCGAGGCGCGGCTTTTCGATCCCTCCGGCCTGCCGCTGCCCGACGACGCCGAGGCCGATCACCCAAAGGTGCAGGACCTGCGCGATCTGGTGCAGTGGAGCGAGGGCATGGTCTGGTGCTCGCCGGAACGCCATGGCGCCATGACCGGCGTGATGAAAAGCCAGATCGACTGGATCCCCCTGTCGCTGGGGGCGGTGCGCCCGACGCAGGGCAAGACGCTGGCGGTGATGCAGGTCTGCGGCGGATCGCAAAGCTTCAACGCCGTCAATCAGTTGCGCGTGCTGGGTCGCTGGATGCGCTGCATCACGATCCCCAACCAATCCTCGGTGCCCAAGGCGTTTCAGCAATTCGACGACGATGACCGCATGAAACCCTCGCCCTTCTATGACCGGATGGTCGATGTCATGGAGGAACTGGTGAAATTCACGCTTCTGACGCGGGATCGCGCCGACTATCTGGTCGACCGTTACAGCGAGCGCAAGGAAACCGGCGAAAGCCTGATCGCGCGCGTCAATCGTAGCGCGTAGGGCGAAAGGTTACAGGGCCTCCCGCAGAACCTTGAAGGCCTGCGCGGCGCGGCGGCTGCCCCGGCGCTGATCGACCGACAGCACTTGCCCGGTATCGACGATGGCGGCGAAGGGGCGCACCAGAGCGCCCGAGGCCAGTGCATCGGCCACCAGCGGCATGTGACCGATCAGAACGCCCGCGCCCGCCATCGCCTCGGCCAGCGCCATGCTGTAGAGCGAGTAGCGCGCATTCGACGGGGCCGATGGCAGGGCGACACCCGCCCCCTCGGCCCATGTGGCCCAATCACTCGCCCAGACCTCGTCATGCAACAGCACGACATGGTCCAGATCCTCGGGTCGGGTCAGCCGCTCGGCCAGCGCGGGCGCGCAAACCGGGCACAGGGCGTCGCGCTGCAGCGGGTGGTCGCCGGTCGCGTCTGGACGAAAGAAGATCGACAGATCGAACATCTCGCGGTTCAGGTCGGGCGGGGTCTCGATGGCATGGACCGCGATCTCGACACCCGGCAGGGCGGTGCGCAGGGCCGGCAGGCGCGGCCCCAGCCAGATCTGCGCCACACTTGGCAGGGCCGCGATCTGCAAGGTGGGGCGGGGATGCGCCTCGCGCAGATCGGTCAGCGCCGCGGCGATCTGGTCGAAGGCGCCGCTCAGCGCCGGGGCCAGCCGCCGTGCGGTGGCCGTGGGGCACACGCCGCGGGCATGGCGGTCGAACAACGCCGCGCCCGCCCACCCTTCCAGCGTTTTGATATGCTGCGAGACGGCGGCCGGCGTCACGCCCAACTCCTCGGCGGCCTGGGCGAACCCGCCCAGACGCATCGCCGCCTCGAAGGCGCGCAAGGCGTTGAGCGGCGGCAGGCGCGGGCGGCGCGGTGCCAGTGACATTTCTAACCCCTAGTTTTTCTAAAGCGAGTTTTCAGGATGACTCGTTTGCGCAGGCACGCGCAACAGGCCAATCTGCACGGAAGCAACGCCAACAGGGATGGACGGGGATGACGGCATTGGTGCGACGGGGCTGGGTGCCCGCGGCAAGCGAGGATCTGATCCAGCAGGTGGCGGCTGAGGTGGCCGCCCAGGACGGCGACACCCTGGCCGCGCGGATCGAGGGGTTGGCGGTCAGAAACCGCGAGATTCACGAACGCCACTGTTTCAACCTCAACCCCGCGACAAACATCATGAACCCGCGCGCCGAGGCGCTGCTGGCCTCAGGCATCGGGTCCCGGCCCTCTCTCGGCTATCCGGGCGACAAGTACGAGATGGGGCTGGAGGCGATCGAAGAGATCGAGGTCATCGCCGCCGAACTGGCCGCCGAGGTGTTCGGCGCCACCCATGCCGAGATCCGCGTCGCCTCGGGGGCTATGGCAAACCTTTATGCCTTAATGGCCACCTGCAAGCCGGGCGATACGATCATCGCGCCACCCGCCGCGATCGCCGGCCATGTCACCCATCACGATGCGGGCTGTGCCGGCCTGTTCGGCTTGCGCATTCTGGATGCGCCGATCGATGCCGCGGCCTACACGGTCGATCTGGACGCCCTGCGCGACATGGCCTTGCGCGAACGCCCGCGCCTGATCACCATCGGCGGCAGCCTGAATCTGGCGCCGCACCCGGTGGCCGCGTTGCGCGCCATCGCCGACGAGGTCGGGGCGTATCTGTTGATGGATGCCGCCCATCAATGCGGGATGATCGCGGGTGGCCAATGGCCCAACCCGCTGGAGCAGGGCGCGCATCTGATGACGATGAGCACTTACAAAAGCCTCGGCGGCCCGGCCGGTGGCCTGATCGTGACGCGCGATGCCGGCCTGGCGCAGCGGCTCGATGCCATCGCCTTTCCCGGCATGACGGCGAATTTCGACGCGGCGAAATCGGCGGCGCTGGCCATGACCCTGATCGACTGGCGCGTGCATGGCGCGGCCTATGCCAAGGCGATGGTCGATCTGGCCCGCGCGCTGGCACGGGCCCTTGCCGCGCGGCAGATCCCCATATTTGCCGGGGCCGAGGCCACCGAGGGCCATCAATTCGCGGTCGAGGCGGCGCGGTTCGGCGGTGGGCAGACGGCCTCCAAGCGGCTGCGGCAGGCGGGGCTTCTGGCCTGTGGCATCGGCCTGCCGATCACCGAGGTGCCCGGTGACCTGAACGGGCTGCGCGTGGGCACCCCGGAACTGGCGCGGATCGGCATGGAGGCGGGCGACATGGCCGCCCTGGCCGACCTGATTGCGCGGGCCCTGGGCGATGGCGACCCCGCCGACCTTGCCGATGAAACGCGCACGTTTCGGGCCCGGTTTCGCGACCTGCGCTTCGTGATCTGAGCCTTTGGCGGGACGCGCCGCATCACCGGCGCCGCCGCGGCCCGGTCAGCGCATCAAGACGACCGGCACCTTGCAGGTCCGCACCATCGCCGTGGTGGTCGAGCCGATGACGAGACTGCGGATGCGGCTGTGCCCATAGGCACCCATGACCACCATGCCAAAGCCCTCATCCTCGACCAGTTTGGCAAGGGCGGTCTCGGGCTGTCCCGACAGAACGCGCGTCGATGTGTTCAGCCCCGCGGCCCTCAGCAGGGCCTCGGCATCGGCAAGCTCCTTTTGGGCGGCCGCCGTGTCGGCGCCCACCGTCGCCACTGTCACCGACAACCCGGCAAAGAGCGCGCTGCGCGCGATATGATCGACCGCCTTCATCGCCGAGCGCCCGCCGTCATAGGCCACCAGCACCGTCTCGATGGGCGTGAACGCGCGCGAGGCCACGAAAACGGGCCGGTGCGCCGCGCGCACGATGCGTTCCAGGTTCGAGCCCAGATGCCCCTTGGCCAGGTCCGCGGCCTCGCCGCGTTTGCCGATGACGATCACGCGCGCCTCGGCCTCGACATCGGCAATGCCCTCGACGATGTCGCCATGGCGCAGGCGCGTCGTGATCTCGTCCACGCCGGCCTTGTCCACGATGGCGCGGGCGTCCTCGAGGATAGCGCGGCCGCGATGGGTCACCAGCTTGGCGCGTTGCGCATCCAGTTCGGCCAGTTCCTCGAGCAGGGCCGTGCGCGCGCCCAGCCGGATCGAGCCCGACAGGTCCTGCTTGCCCGGGGCCTCGCGTCGGTCGAGCATGTGGATCAATTCGACCGGGGCCCCCGTGCGCCCCGAGATCCAGGCGGCGTGTTCGCAGACGCTTTCGGAATAAATCGAGCCGTCCACCAATGCGATGATCTTGTCACTCATGGCCGTGTCTTCCCCTAGTGATCGGTCAGCGCATCCATCGCGCCGGGCTTGTCATGGATGGCCAGCTTGTCGACCAGCGTTTCGGTGGCGTCGTTCATGCCGACGACCTCGACCTCGGCCCCGTCGCGACGGAATTTCAGGATCGCCATGTCCAGCGCCTGAACCGAGGAAATATCCCAGATATGGGCATGGCTCACGTCGATAACGACGCGCTCGGGCGCTTCGCGAAAGTCGAACGCGTCCATGAAATCCTCGACCGACCCGTAGAAAAGCTGCCCCTCGACATGGTAGGTGCGCACCCGGCCATCGGCGCTGATCTCGCTGCGCACGCGGAACAGCTGCGCGATCTTGCCGGCGAAAAAGATCCCCGACAGCAGAACGCCTACCAGCACCCCGATGGCGAGGTTATGGGTGTAGACCACCGTCGCCACCGTCGCGATCATCACGATCGAGGAGGAGCGCGGATGCACCCGCAGCGCCTTGATCGACGACCACGAGAACGTGCCGATCGAGACCATGATCATGATCGCCACCAGCGCCGGCATCGGGATCACCGACACCAGATCGCCCAGGCCCACCACCAGGATCAGCAGGAACACGCCCGCCACGAAACAAGACAACCGCCCACGCCCGCCCGATTTCACGTTGATGATGGACTGGCCGATCATTGCGCAGCCCGCCATCCCGCCGATGAACCCGGTCGCGGTATTGGCCAGGCCCTGGCCAATGCATTCCTGGTTGCGATCCGATTTCGTGTCGGTCAGGTCATCGACGATGTTCTGGGTCATCAGGCTTTCCAGCAGGCCCACCACCGCCACTGCGATGGAATAGGGCAGGATGATCGCCAGCGTCTCGAAGGTCAGCGGAATGTCGGGGATCAGGAAAACCGGCAGCGTGTCGGGCAATTCGCCCATGTCGCCCACCGTACGCACGTCCAGCCCCAGCGCCAGCGTCAGCGAGGTCAGCACGATGATCGTCACCAGCGGCGATGGAACGGCCGTGGTGATCCGCGGAAACAGGTAGATGATCGCCAGCCCGAACGCCACCAGCGCATAGGTCAGCCAGGTGACGTTGCGCGGGTCCAACTCGGGCAGTTGCGCCATGAAGATCAGGATCGCCAGCGCGTTCACGAAGCCCGTCATCACCGATTTCGACACGTAGCGCATGACGAAACCCAGCTTCAGCGCCCCCGCGCCGATCTGGATCAAGCCTGCAAGGATCGTGGCCGCCAGCAAATATTGCAGGCCATGGTCGCGCACCAGCGTCACCATCAGAACCGCCGTGGCCGCCGTCGCGGCCGAGATCATGCCGGGCCGCCCGCCGGTGATGGCGGTGATCACGGCGATGGAGAAGCTGGCGTAAAGCCCGATTTTCGGGTCCACGCCCGCGATGATGGAAAAGGCGATGGCCTCGGGGATCAGGGCCAGCGCCACGACCAGACCGGCCAGCAGGTCGCCACGAATATTGCCCAGCCACTGGCCGCGATACGCGTCGAGGGAGATCATGTTTTGCCTGTCCGTTTGCGATGCTGTGGCGGGCGCGCATCCGTCGTCTTGCGCCCACGCTGTTGCCGTCTCGGGTCGGGGCCGGGCACCAAAGGGGCCTCGGCCCGGAAACCGGATGGACCCGACCGCGTTGCGGCGGCGCATAAAGCCTTTGGGCCGCGGGGGCAACCGTGGTGTCGCCCTTGGCGTGCGCGCCCCTCTTTCTATCCGGCGGAAAAGCGGTCACTCTCGCCGGGCAGGGGGTAAGGCGCAGGGCCCCGGCACACGGGAGGATGAGATGCCATTGACCATGAACCGTGAGGTTTTCATCACCTGTGCCATCACGGGGTCGGGCGCCACGCAGGACCGATCCCCCCATGTGCCACGCTCGCCCAAGCAGATCGCCGACAGTGCCATCGACGCGGCCAGGGCCGGGGCGGCCATCGTGCATTGCCACGTGCGCGATCCCGAGACAGGGGCGCCGTCCCGCCGTCTGGATCTCTACCGCGACGTGACCGAGCGTATCCGCGCCGCCGAGGTCGATGTCGTCCTGAACCTGACCGCCGGAATGGGCGGCGACATGGTCTTTGGCCCGACCGAGGCGCCCCTGCCGCTGAAGGCCGACGCGACCGACATGATCGGTGCCACTGCCCGCATGGCCCATATCGCCGAATGCCTGCCCGAGATCTGCACGCTGGATTGTGGCACGATGAATTTCGCCGAGGCCGATTACGTCATGACCAACACGCCCGGCATGCTGCGGGCCATGGGGCGGATGATGACCGAGTTGGGCGTCAAGCCCGAGATCGAGGCCTTCGACACCGGCCACCTGTGGTTCGCCAAGCAGCTGGTGGAGGAGGGCACGCTGGCCCCGCAGGCGCTGGTGCAGCTGTGCATGGGGGTGCCGTGGGGCGCGCCGAACGACCTCAACACGCTGATGGCGATGGTCAACGCGATCCCGCCCGACTGGACATGGTCGGCCTTTTCGCTGGGACGCGATCAGATGCCTTATGCCGCCGCGGCGGTGCTGGCCGGGGGAAATGTTCGCGTCGGGCTCGAGGACAACCTGTTTCTCGACAAGGGCGTTCTGGCCACCAATGCGCAACTGGTCGACCGCGCGGTCACGGTGATCGAGGGCATGGGCGCGCGGGTGATCGGCCCGGATGCGGTGCGCGCCCGGCTGGGCCTGACCAAGCGCGCCCCGGTCCCGTCATGAGGGGCGCAAGGAAGGCCGCGATCGTCGGGGGCGGCGTCATCGGCGGCGGGTGGGCGGCGCGGTTCCTGCTCAACGGTTGGGATGTCGCCGTTTTCGACCCAGACCCCGAGGCCGAACGCAAGATCGGCGAAGTTCTGGCCAATGCCCGCCGGTCCCTGCCGTCGCTCTATGACCGGGCGCTTCCGCCCGAGGGCAGGCTGAGCTTCCATGACGACCTCGCCGAGGCCGTGACCGATACTCATTGGGTGCAGGAAAGCGTGCCCGAACGCCTCGATCTCAAGCACGCGGTGCATGCCGATCTGACCCGGTTCGCGCCCGAGATGGCGGTGATCGGGTCCTCGACCTCAGGGTTCAAACCCTCGGACCTGGCGCGCGAGGGCGCGAGCGTGATCGTGGCGCATCCGTTCAACCCGGTCTACCTGCTGCCCTTGGTCGAACTGGTGGGCGCGGCCGATCACCGCGCCCGCGCCAGCGCCATCCTGCGGGAGGTCGGGATGTTCCCGCTGAACATCCGGCACGAGATCGACGCCCATATCGCAGACCGCCTGCTGGAAGCGGTCTGGCGCGAAAGCCTGTGGCTGGTCCAGGACGACGTCGCCACGACGCAGGAAATCGACGAGGCCATCCGCATGGGCTTTGGCCTGAGATGGGCGCAGATGGGCCTGTTCGAAACTTATCGCATCGCTGGCGGCGAAGCCGGCATGGCACATTTCATGGCTCAGTTCGGCCCGGCGCTGCGCTGGCCGTGGACGAAACTGACCGATGTGCCCGACTTAACCCAGGAACTTGTCGACCAGATCGCGGCGCAATCCGATGCGCAATCGGGGCATATGTCGATCCGGGAGTTGGAACGCCTGCGCGATGACAACCTTGTCGGCATCCTGCGTACGCTCAAACGATCGCAGAGCGGGGCCGGTGCCACGATCACCGCCCATGAGGCCGCCTTGCCCGCGCCTCTGACGGTCCGGCGCAGAGTGCCGCAAAGCTGGGCCGATGCGCAGGGTCGTGTGAGCGAGGCGCAGGTCCTGCGGCTGGCCGCGCAGGCGCAGGATCGTTTGCGGCAGGTTGTCGGCTGCGATGTGGCGGGCGGCGTGGCGGATTGGGGCTTGGCCGCCCGCGAAACCGCGTTGTGCCATACCCATGGGCTGTCGGCCGGAGACAATGTGTCGGTCGACACGCATGTGGTCCGGGCCGATGGTATCGATTTGCGTCTGCG comes from Roseibacterium elongatum DSM 19469 and encodes:
- a CDS encoding ArsR/SmtB family transcription factor, encoding MEDHDAIDALSALAQTSRLSVFRLLVQAGPEGLPALEIARRLHIVPSTLSGHLAILKRAGILTATRRQREIHYKADLACMNALMEFLLSDCCNGQIDDCRGALPSFWPKAAAEADPSPDG
- a CDS encoding threonine ammonia-lyase; the encoded protein is MPGCPISLSDIRQAAVALRGVVIRTPVLENPDVNAMLGGRLLLKAETMQRTGAFKIRGAYHRMLGLSGTERARGAVTYSSGNHALGLARAAQLLGSSAVIVMPDDAPGAKMAAVRAMGAEIVTYDRDSQDSADVVAGLIAETGRVEVPPSAHPQVLAGAGTAALELLEDAGPLDAVLVPCGGGGLTAAMAITMAEAAPDTQVFAAEPALFDDTRRSLLAGGRVPNPKGRRTICDAIMTPIPGELTFSINGRHLAGGVTATDAEVRDAMRFAYDHFRIVAEPGAVVGLAAILNGQVPVAGRSVATVITGGNIDPARFADLLSPSPCP
- the arsH gene encoding arsenical resistance protein ArsH: MTYTPQLSEAHFQPIDEERLLSPPRAGHKPRILLLYGSLRARSFSRLMSEEAARILARFGAEARLFDPSGLPLPDDAEADHPKVQDLRDLVQWSEGMVWCSPERHGAMTGVMKSQIDWIPLSLGAVRPTQGKTLAVMQVCGGSQSFNAVNQLRVLGRWMRCITIPNQSSVPKAFQQFDDDDRMKPSPFYDRMVDVMEELVKFTLLTRDRADYLVDRYSERKETGESLIARVNRSA
- a CDS encoding LysR family transcriptional regulator translates to MSLAPRRPRLPPLNALRAFEAAMRLGGFAQAAEELGVTPAAVSQHIKTLEGWAGAALFDRHARGVCPTATARRLAPALSGAFDQIAAALTDLREAHPRPTLQIAALPSVAQIWLGPRLPALRTALPGVEIAVHAIETPPDLNREMFDLSIFFRPDATGDHPLQRDALCPVCAPALAERLTRPEDLDHVVLLHDEVWASDWATWAEGAGVALPSAPSNARYSLYSMALAEAMAGAGVLIGHMPLVADALASGALVRPFAAIVDTGQVLSVDQRRGSRRAAQAFKVLREAL
- a CDS encoding alanyl-tRNA editing protein — translated: MTDMLFRTDPYRKSATAKVTGLTGEGGIILDRTVFYPRGGGQPGDSGRLVWADGKLPIATAVKGEGDDLVLVPAEPGVLPPIGAEVEQQLDWDRRHGHMRIHTALHLLSVVIPLPVTGGAIGAEKGRLDFDMPDAPEDKTVLEGRLNALVTRDLPVSEDWITEAELDANPDLVKTLSVQPPRGAARIRLVRIGAGDAQIDLQPCGGTHVARTGEIGKLSIGKIEKKGRQNRRVTISLA
- a CDS encoding succinylglutamate desuccinylase/aspartoacylase family protein; this translates as MAGSQIQSEIDFEAEGRQTGYLRVPHSVHRSAYGWIPVPVTMIRNGAGPTLIVTAGVHGDEYEGQIAVADLAHRLRPAEIRGRLILLPMLNAPACEAGLRVSPLDDGNLNRLYPGDPLGTPSQMIAHYHETVLLPMADYAVDLHSGGTSLHYPATLLYGPAHSPGEKAGLRLLRDAFDLPYAWVFTGGGGRASTARTAMGAANRAGVINVMVELGGAGRICPEVLALTERGLRRILHAVGMLPGYAPDARRGTRALHAKGTVPAHDAGLFEPLKGLADPVSEGEVVARIHRPDTPDAMPVAVTSPFGGIVLALRPMAQVRRGDALFQIAADIP
- the arsB gene encoding ACR3 family arsenite efflux transporter, encoding MGVFERYLTLWVALAMIAGIGIGTIAPGLVAAIAAAEIASINLVVAVLIWAMVYPMMVSVDLAAVAGVARQPKGLLVTLVVNWLIKPFTMALLAVLFFDHVFAPLINPEDAAQYIAGLILLGAAPCTAMVFVWSQLTRGDATYTLVQVSVNDLIMVVAFAPIVAFLLGVTEIYVPWETLVLATVLYVVLPLMAGLATRRVLRRPERIAAFTARVKPWSVVGLIATVAILFGLQGQVILQNPLLIALIAVPILIQSYGIFALAYGAAYLLRVPHRVAAPCAMIGTSNFFELAVAVAISLFGLNSGAALATVVGVLVEVPVMLSLVAFANRTRARFPGPSATATAAAAEGDRQ